In one window of Deltaproteobacteria bacterium DNA:
- a CDS encoding FAD-dependent oxidoreductase — translation MDYKVIIVGAGPAGVCTALTLADLGVPDVLLLEQGKDLEQRRHHSEDLLCGWGGAGAYSDGKLTLSPEVGGYLNEYVDQRSLAELLQAADNVYVKHGAPDRLFGDISPEVQELGDRARLADLEFIPTRIRHLGTENCLAVLKRMQQTLAARVEMRTNCRVARLLADKGVIRGVQLDDGTVIHSKIVVAAPGRSGAQWMKEMTALLNLSTKASPVDIGVRVELPATVLRQITDVTYECKLIFYSKTFDDKVRTFCMNPYGEVVIEQNSGAFTVNGHSYARKKSENTNFAILVSSTFTEPFDDPIAYGLYIARLANLLGGGVIVQRLGDLLVGRRSTRSRIDRCLTRPTLPKATPGDLSFVFPYRHLLSIIEMLQALDKIAPGVNSRHTLLYGVEVKFYSNRVAVSAEMETEVKNLFAVGDGAGITRGLLQASASGIIAGRAIAERFS, via the coding sequence ACTCACGCTGGCTGATCTCGGCGTGCCGGATGTATTGCTCCTGGAGCAGGGTAAAGATCTGGAACAGCGGCGGCACCATTCCGAAGATCTTCTTTGCGGTTGGGGTGGTGCCGGGGCTTACAGTGACGGCAAGCTGACCCTTTCTCCCGAAGTTGGCGGCTATCTGAACGAGTATGTCGACCAGCGTTCTCTTGCCGAATTGCTGCAGGCAGCAGACAATGTATACGTCAAGCATGGCGCTCCAGATCGCCTCTTCGGTGACATTTCACCTGAGGTTCAGGAGCTCGGGGATAGAGCTCGCCTGGCGGATCTGGAATTCATTCCCACCCGCATCCGCCACCTGGGCACGGAGAACTGTCTGGCAGTGCTGAAAAGAATGCAGCAGACCCTTGCCGCGCGGGTGGAAATGAGGACAAACTGCCGGGTTGCCAGGCTGCTGGCGGACAAAGGCGTCATTAGAGGCGTACAGCTGGATGACGGCACAGTCATCCACAGCAAAATTGTGGTAGCTGCCCCGGGCAGGAGCGGCGCCCAGTGGATGAAGGAGATGACCGCCCTTCTCAACCTCAGCACCAAGGCGAGTCCCGTGGATATCGGCGTCCGCGTGGAATTGCCCGCTACAGTTCTGAGGCAGATAACCGATGTCACCTATGAATGCAAACTTATCTTCTACTCCAAGACGTTTGACGATAAGGTGCGCACCTTCTGTATGAATCCGTACGGCGAGGTGGTGATTGAACAAAATTCCGGGGCCTTTACGGTGAACGGACACAGCTACGCCAGGAAAAAAAGTGAAAACACCAACTTTGCCATCCTGGTGAGCAGCACTTTCACTGAACCTTTTGATGATCCCATCGCCTACGGCCTCTATATAGCACGCCTCGCCAACCTACTTGGCGGGGGAGTCATTGTTCAGAGGCTGGGAGATCTCCTCGTGGGTCGGCGTTCTACCAGGTCTCGCATCGACCGCTGTCTTACCAGACCTACCCTGCCAAAGGCCACCCCAGGAGATCTGAGCTTCGTCTTCCCCTACCGCCATTTGCTGAGCATCATCGAGATGCTGCAAGCCCTGGACAAGATTGCTCCCGGGGTCAACTCCCGCCACACCCTCCTCTATGGCGTTGAAGTCAAATTTTACTCCAACCGGGTTGCCGTGTCTGCCGAAATGGAAACCGAAGTGAAAAACCTTTTTGCTGTGGGCGACGGTGCTGGCATCACCAGGGGCCTCCTGCAGGCATCGG